The following proteins come from a genomic window of Eleginops maclovinus isolate JMC-PN-2008 ecotype Puerto Natales chromosome 8, JC_Emac_rtc_rv5, whole genome shotgun sequence:
- the LOC134868964 gene encoding M-phase phosphoprotein 9 isoform X2 → MSTDDSISEDASSSGALSHCHASADGDVGKESETSLVSSEGTSASGLAVSEDRHTTSQTTGGTVASRPMDITPACNKIRSLCLSTEEAFEQGKSLPFINPSSLETLRALVQEIQSSGETDPEIWKDCEGRWLHLFQLVEKQYQEQILAQQEQYQCQIQLIQDEIKALVQLQNRQASIQPHTEFSLTPMTKTTPDKKGYIFPLLSSGCTFSKNVASDNNSLAAPALTPFSSPSPPLQRSDTANQEGERATTVLSSGYGTLSAWDTALEHAGSPGEDEDGVPGRDKHHWSFNFKEGTETILTGGQQDFSHGMALGEDETNPLLYQQKNSGQPLTSWAQRQKLRPKKSKAEQASSQTLDYQEQPLREAHKQNPLESSDFQDQFQQQRSSGLSSSSFPLRRSDSLLSEASGLTYWRLHESELYHPLPDSFDSGAYLLLQEASMSLTPSQEPRLSLKEIYHNKQRTDGKRSDWEGSVTSSPSSPQVLDPAANQRQSDRTSGFTSPSHFSSPSFAAQPHVYPRVGTPVTPDSMVVCSPNPGDTDCISDTSSVSATGPSPSNHQNPWGNVSQAVLFPSQDQTQPCSHTSSQQCRTSAPLASEEEGSNTHTSTLKPGSASGASLRPPHMERASSLEDPVVLSLLRQNLREKHSRHVADLKAYYESEIQILRDKLKLRDLPQDLERSNQALADRCRHLEKALAEATSRIQELEATNSLLEKKLADWPERYAVAAATVNSLQQRLEESKRSGKEKDASAARLMSHVRQLEDKLQKTCREAEEREARRERESNMLQDLLGQYDSLAKEHEGLKGNLLSTENKLDDATDQISDLKRVISKLESQVKQLEHENQARARYSSHNNTQPSGAGLFHHPDLLMSPSKGKAEPDVTRRKSPCEQPNSGRKSPFLQTNQSSVHKKSHYPFNDPSSRTGSSVESSSVGGSWKCASPPECEQSLQQQHRQQEQSQRDTSRREGSSTLTPMMRALIELEETRATESRAPCKNSPTTYRGGSQRTTVGFVERRHKEVLQTEREGVKSGGAARAEPRGGGGGGGGGRGGGGGVAKKRAAAFLRAQRSLSPDGHRSSSLPPPEHRNKPTTTPTKRGTLLMPMSAKSSPKRCPSENYSTAFGHLMPREEHMHKRTDDELDQRRHSFHSGSPRKRLQFSSADREDDPQQCSGSGNPPEGNPQLGWEETGVCGVSELQDSCEDSAPFLLDRLHSLAEAEKLFDELTQEKLQVEAALSRMPGTGGRVTLQTRLDEVALENRLERLNRQLGSLRMTLKRFHVLRSSANI, encoded by the exons ATGTCCACAGATGACAGTATCTCTGAGGATGCGTCCAGCTCAGGGGCTTTGAGCCATTGCCATGCCAGTGCTGATGGGGATGTGGGTAAGGAGAGTGAGACCTCTTTGGTGTCCTCTGAGGGAACATCAGCCTCTGGGCTGGCTGTCTCAGAGGACAGACACACAACCTCCCAAACAACAGGAGGCACTGTGGCAAGCAGACCCATGGACATCACACCAGCATGCAACAAGATCAG GAGTCTTTGTCTGAGCACAGAGGAAGCATTTGAACAGGGGAAGAGCCTCCCATTCATCAACCCAAGCTCCCTTGAGACCCTCAGGGCTTTGGTGCAGGAGATCCAAAGCAGTGGAGAAACTGATCCTGAGATCTGGAAGGATTGTGAG GGCCGATGGTTGCATCTGTTTCAGCTGGTTGAGAAGCAATACCAAGAGCAAATACTCGCTCAGCAAGAACAATACCAGTGCCAAATACAG TTGATTCAAGATGAAATCAAAGCTCTGGTCCAGCTCCAGAACCGCCAGGCCAGCATCCAGCCACACACAGAGTTCTCTCTAACTCCGATGACCAAAACTACCCCAGACAAAAAGGGTTATattttccccctcctctccagtGGCTGCACATTCTCCAAAAATGTGGCCAGTGACAATAACAGCCTGGCAGCCCCAGCCCTCACCCCTTTTAGCTCCCCCTCACCTCCACTCCAGAGATCAGACACCGCCAACCAGGAGGGGGAGCGTGCGACCACAGTGCTCAGCAGCGGGTACGGGACTCTGTCTGCATGGGACACAGCTCTGGAACATGCAGGGTCTCCTGGGGAAGATGAGGATGGTGTTCCAGGGAGGGACAAGCATCATTGGTCCTTTAACTTTAAGGAAGGCACAGAGACAATTTTGACTGGGGGCCAGCAGGATTTCTCTCATGGGATGGCTCTCGGAGAGGATGAAACGAATCCATTACTCTACCAGCAGAAAAACTCTGG CCAGCCTTTGACCTCCTGGGCCCAGAGGCAGAAACTCAGGCCCAAGAAGAGCAAGGCAGAACAAGCTTCATCCCAAACCCTTGACTACCAGGAGCAGCCACTTAGGGAAGCCCACAAACAAAACCCCCTGGAGAGCTCAGACTTCCAGGACCAG TTTCAGCAGCAACGATCGTCCGGGCTCTCGTCCAGCTCTTTCCCCCTGAGGAGGAGTGACAGCCTGCTGTCTGAGGCATCAG gccTCACTTACTGGCGTTTGCATGAGAGTGAGCTGTATCACCCTCTACCCGACAGCTTCGACAGCGGTGCTTACCTCCTTCTGCAAGAGGCCTCCATGAGTCTT ACCCCATCTCAGGAGCCTCGTCTGTCCCTCAAAGAGATCTATCACAACAAGCAAAGAACAGACGGTAAACGCTCAGACTGGGAAGGCTCTGTAACATCCAGTCCTTCGTCACCACAG GTTTTGGACCCAGCTGCTAACCAGCGGCAGTCAGATCGTACCTCTGGCTTTACTTCGCCCTCTCACTTCAGCAGCCCTTCCTTTGCCGCTCAGCCCCACGTCTACCCGAGAGTAGGAACCCCTGTGACCCCCGACAGCATGGTGGTGTGCAGTCCCAACCCCGGAGACACAGACTGCATCTCTGACACCTCCAGTGTTTCAGCTACCGGGCCTTCCCCCTCTAATCATCAGAACCCGTGGGGAAACGTTTCCCAGGCCGTCCTGTTCCCGTCCCAGGATCAGACCCAgccctgctcacacacatccaGCCAGCAGTGCAGAACCAGCGCCCCCTTAGCCAGCGAGGAGGAGGGCAGTAACACCCACACCAGCACCCTCAAGCCTGGTTCTGCCTCAGGGGCTTCTCTGCGGCCCCCACACATGGAGAGAGCTTCATCACTGGAGGATCCTGTCGTCCTTTCTCT aCTGCGGCAGAACCTGAGAGAGAAGCACTCTCGACACGTGGCTGATCTGAAAGCGTATTACGAGTCTGAGATTCAAATCCTGCGAGACAAACTGAAACTCAGAGATCTACCCCAAGATTTAGAGAGGAGCAACCAGGCCCTCGCAGACAG ATGCAGGCACCTGGAGAAAGCTCTGGCCGAGGCCACGAGTCGAATCCAAGAACTCGAGGCAACAAACAGCTTACTGGAGAAGAAGCTG GCAGACTGGCCGGAGCGGTACGCTGTGGCGGCTGCTACTGTGAACTCCTTGCAGCAGCGACTAGAAGAAAGCAAACGCTCGGGCAAAGAGAAGGACGCCTCTGCAGCCCGTCTGATGAGCCACGTACGGCAGCTGGAGGACAAGCTGCAGAAAACCTGCAGGGAGGCCGAGGAGAGGGAGgcgaggagggagagggagtcCAACATGCTGCAGGAT CTGCTTGGACAATATGACTCACTGGCGAAGGAGCACGAGGGACTGAAG GGCAACCTGCTGTCAACGGAGAACAAACTTGACGATGCCACCGATCAGATATCAGACCTGAAGAG AGTGATCTCCAAACTTGAGTCTCAGGTGAAGCAGCTGGAGCACGAGAACCAGGCCAGAGCCCGATACTCCTCCCACAATAACACACAACCTTCTGGGGCTGG TCTCTTCCACCATCCTGACCTGCTGATGTCCCCGAGTAAAGGCAAGGCAGAGCCAGACGTTACACGCAGGAAATCCCCTTGTGAACAGCCGAACAGCGGCAGAAAATCTCCATTCCTTCAAACCAACCAATCAAGTGTCCACAAAAAGTCACATTATCCATTTAACGATCCATCATCGAGAACTGGAAGCTCTGTGGAGAGCTCTTCAGTCGGGGGGAGCTGGAA GTGTGCGTCCCCCCCGGAGTGTGAacagtctctgcagcagcagcacagacagcaGGAGCAGAGTCAGCGGGACACCAGCCGCAGGGAGGGGTCCTCCACCCTGACGCCCATGATGAGGGCCCTGATAGAGCTGGAGGAGACCAGAGCCACAGAGAGCCGGGCCCCCTGTAAGAACAGCCCCACCACCTACA ggggCGGCAGTCAGAGGACCACAGTGGGGTTTGTGGAGCGGAGACacaaagaggtgctgcagaccGAGAGGGAGGGGGTGAAATCTGGAGGAGCTGCCAGAGCTGagcccagaggaggaggaggagggggaggaggaggaagaggaggaggaggaggagtagcgAAGAAAAGAGCTGCAGCTTTTCTAAGAGCTCAGAGGAGTCTGTCTCCAGACGGCCACAGATCCTCCTCACTGCCTCCTCCAGAACATCGAAACAAACCCACAACTACCCCTA CCAAGAGAGGAACTTTACTGATGCCCATGTCTGCGAAGTCCAGTCCTAAACGCTGCCCATCTGAGAACTACTCCACTGCTTTTGGTCACCTGATGCCAAGAGAGGAACATATGCACAAAAG GACTGATGATGAACTTGACCAGAGGCGTCATTCATTCCACAGCGGCAGTCCCAGGAAGAGACTCCAGTTTTCCTCAGCAGACAGAGAAGATG ACCCGCAGCAGTGCTCGGGCAGCGGTAACCCTCCGGAGGGAAACCCCCAGCTGGGCTGGGAGGAGACGGGGGTCTGCGGTGTCTCCGAGCTTCAGGACTCCTGCGAGGACTCGGCTCCGTTTCTCCTGGACAGGCTCCACTCGCTGGCTGAGGCCGAGAAACTGTTTGACGAGCTGACGCAGGAGAAACTGCAG GTTGAGGCAGCTTTGAGTCGGATGCCTGGAACCGGAGGGAGAGTGACTCTACAGACCCGGTTAGATGAG GTGGCCTTAGAGAATCGTCTGGAGAGACTGAATCGACAGCTGGGATCTCTCCGCATGACTCTGAAGAGATTCCACGTCCTCCGCTCCTCTGCCAACATATAG